A segment of the Deinococcus aestuarii genome:
CGTGATCTGGTTCGAGGCGAGCGCCGCCGCCGCGTACACCGCGAGGTAGCCCACGTCGGCGGGGTTCCACAGTTGGAAGGCCTGCACGGTGCCGTCCTTGACGAAGGCCCGCATCTGGTTCGGCGTGCCCAGCCCCGTCAGGACGACCTTGCCCTTGCTCGGGCTGGTGGACAGGTACCGCGCCCCCGCCGAGATGCCCACCGTGGTCGGCGAGATCACGCCCCGCAGGTTGGGGTACGCCTGAATCAACCCCTGCATCTCGGTGAAGGACTTCTGGTCGTCGTCGTTGCCGTAGGCGATCTTGACGAGTTTCATGTCCTTGTACTGGGGCTTCTTGAGTTCCTCCTGCATGTAGCGAATCCAGGTGTTCTGGTTCGTCGCGTTCGGCGTGGCCGAGAGGATGGCGATGTCGCCCTTGTAATTGATCAGCTTGCCGAGCAGTTGCACCTGCGCCCGCCCGATTCCCTCGGAGTTCGCCTGGTTGATGAAGAGGGTGCGGCCCGCGGGCGCGGTGTCCGAATCCATCGTGACGATCTTCATGCCCTGCTGCTTGGCGCGGTTGAGGTAGGGCAAGAGGGCATTGGCGTCGTTCGCCGCGAGCACGAGCACGTCCTGGCGCTGGGCGATGGCCGTGTTGATGTAACTCACCTGGCTGCTCGCCCCCGCGTCCGAGGGCCCGACCACCTTGGCGTCCGCCGCGATCTCCTTCGCCGCCGCGAGGCCGCCGCCCGTCTGGATCACGTTGTAGGGGTTGTTGACGTTCTTGGGCAGCAGCGTGATCTTCAGGCCCTTTTTCAGGGCCGGGGTCTGCGTCTGAGCCAGGGCCAGGGCCCCGAGCCCCAGCGTGACCGAGAGGGCGGAGAACATGAGCGCGCGGTGCTTCATAGAGAACCTCCAAGGGCGAGTGAGGTGAGATGAAGAGGGCTGTTTCTGGCTGACGGCTGATTGCTGAAGGCTGACCGCTCCGAGCTACCCCACGGCTTCCCTCCCCCGCCGCCGTGCCCGAACGCGGGCGAGGAGGTTGGGCACGAGGACCGAGCCGATCAGCAGCAGGCCCGTCACGATGGTCAGAATCTCGCCCGGCACGTCCACGATGGTCAGCGCCCCGTTGATGATCCCGATCAGGAAGACGGCGGCGACCGCGCCCACCACGCTCCCGCGCCCGCCGAAGATGCTCACCCCGCCGAGGAGCACCGCCGCGATCACCCCGAGTTCGAGCCCCACCCCGTTGTCCGCCCGCGCGCTGGAGAAGCGGAAGGTGTACACCACCCCCGCCAGCGCCGCCATCAGCCCCGAGCCCACGAAGAGGATGAGCTTGACCCGCTCGACCCGCAGCCCCGCGAACCGGGCCGCGACCTCGTTCGCCCCGATGGCATAGAGGCTGCGCCCGAAGGCCGTGGCGTGCAGCACCAGGGCCGTGATCACCGCCAGCACGGCGAAGAGCGCGATGGGAATCGGGATCATCGTGCCCGGCACCGTCCCGAAACCCAGGTTGGTGTATGCGGGCGGAAAGTCGGCCACCGCGCGGTCCCCCAGCAGCGCGTACGCCAGCCCCCGGTACAGCGCCAGCGTGCCGATGGTCACCGCCAGCGACGGCAGCCCCAGCCGGGTGACGAGCAGCCCGTTGAAGAGTCCGGCGAGCCCGCCCGCCCCGAGGGTGAGCAGGATCGCCAGCGGCATGGGCACCCGGGCCGCCCACAGCACGCCGAGCAGGGCGCTGCACATCCCCAGGATGCTCGCCACCGACAGGTCGATCTCCGCCACGATGATCAGCAGCGTCATCGTGAGGACCATCAGGGCGATCTCGCTGAAGTTGGCCGTCAGGAAGGACAGGTTGGAGGCCGTCAGGAAGTCCGGCGACAGCAGCGCCCCCACGAGCAGCGCGACCACGACGAGCCCGAGGATGGTGGCCTCCCACCCGAGCCGCAGACGCCTCACGCCGGGCCTCCCGTCTGGGTCGTTCCAGCCTGGGGCGTGTGGTGCTGCCCCTCGATCTGGAGCCGCTGGGCGGTGCGCCGCGACACGATGATGTCCACCGAGATGGCGAGCAGGAGCAGCGCCCCCTGGATCGCCTGCTGGTAGAAGGCGGGCGCCCGCAGCGTCACGAGCGCGCTCCCGATCACGCCGAGCAGGAGCGCCCCGATCCCCGCCCCCGCCACCGTCCCCACCCCGCCGCCTATGCTCACCCCGCCCACGACCGCCGCCGCGATGACCTGAAGTTCCAGGCCCGTCCCGGCGGTCGCGTCCACCGTCCCGTAGCGCGCGAGGTACAGCACCCCCGCCAGCCCCGCGATGGCCCCGCTGATCACGAACCCGGTGAGGGTCCGCCGGGTCACGTCGATCCCCGCGAGGACCGCCGCGTCCGTGTTCGAGCCGACCGCGTAATATTCCCGCCCGCCCCGGTACGACCCCAGGTAGACGCCGAACGCGACCATGATGGCGAGCACGAGGAGGACGAGGTTGGGGATGCCGAGCACGCTCCCCGTCCCGAACCCCAGGAAGGCGGCGGGGAGGTTGGAGGCATTGACCTGCCCCCCGCTCACGACCGCGTACGTCACCCCCCGGAACACGTACAGGGTGCCCAGCGTGGCGACGAGCGCCGGGACCCGCCCGTACGCGACGAGCAGGCCGTTGACCACCCCGAGCCCGGCCCCGAGGAGCAGGCCGAACAGCAGCGCGACGGGCACCGGCAGCCCCGGCACGGCGATGAAGAGCGAGCCCGTCAGGAAGGCGGTCAGGCCCACGACGCTGCTCACGCTGAGGTCCACGTGGCGCATCAGGAGCACGACCGTCTGCCCCACCACCAGCAGGCCGATCACCGAGACGTTCAGCAGCAGGTCGCGGACGCTGCCCACCCCCAGGAAGCGGGGATTGACCGCCGCCGTCCCCAGCGTGATCAGCAGCAGCAGCAGGGCGAGGGTGAACTCGCGGGCCCGCAGCACTCGGGTCAGGATGCCCGGGCGGGGCGGCCCCGCCAGCACGTCGGGTCCGGTCTGGCTCGTCATGCGGCACCCTCCACGGCGGCGCGTTGTCCGGTCGCCAGGGACATCACGCTCTCCTCGCTGCCCTGCTCGCGGGCGAGTTCGCCGACCAATCGGCCCTCGCGCATCACGAGGATGCGGTCGGCCATGCCGAGCACCTCCGGCAGGTCGCTGGAGATCATCAGCACGGCCAGCCCGCCGCCCGCCAGCTCGGCCAGGGTGCGGTGGACCTCCGCCTTGGCCCCCACGTCGATGCCGCGCGTGGGCTCGTCCACGATCAGGACGCTGGGGCCCGTCGCCAGCCACTTCGCCAGCACCACCTTCTGCTGGTTGCCGCCCGACAGGGTGCTCACCGCGTCGTGGAGGCCGTGCGCCTTGAGCCGGAGCCTGGAGGTCCAGCTCCGGGCATTCTCCTCCTCGGCGCCCCGGTCCATGAAGGGGCCGCGCCGCAGCCGGTTCAGGACGGCGAGGTTCGCGTTGCGCTCGATGGAGAGGTCCATCACCAGCCCCTGCTGGCGGCGGTCCTCCGGCACGAGGCCGACCCCCGCGCGCATGGCCGCCCGGGGACTCAGCGGCGGGACGACGTGCCCGTTCACCCGCACCTCGCCCCCCCCGCGCGGGTCGATGCCGAAGATGGCCCGCGCGACCTCGCTGCGGCCCGCTCCGACGAGCCCCGCGAGCCCGACGATCTCGCCGCGCCGCACCGTGAGGCTCACGTCCCGGAAGACGCCCGGCTGCGTCAGTCCCCGCACGTCGAGCACGACCTCCCCGGCGTGCGCCTCGCCGCGCGGGTAGAGCTCGCCCAGCTCCCGGCCCACCATCTGCCGCACCACCCGGTCGGGCGTGTAGTCCGAGGTGGGTCCGGCGCTGACCCAGGTGCCGTCCCGCAGGACCGTCACCCGCTGGCACTGGGCGAAGACCTCCTCCAGCCGGTGCGTGATGAAGAGAACGGCCGCCCCGCGCGCCCGCAGCGACCGCACCACCCGGAAGAGCCGGGCCGTCTCCTGGAGGGTCAGCGCCGCCGTGGGCTCGTCCATGATCAGGACGCGGGCGCTCAGCGACAGCGCCTTGGCGATCTCCACGATCTGCTGGTCGGCGATGCTCAGGCCGCGCACGACGCGGGTGGGGTCGAGCGCCACCCCCAGGTCCCCCAGGATGGTGGTGACGCGGGTGTTCATCGCCGCCGCGTCGATGCGCCCGCCCCGCCCGAGCGGCTGGCGGCCCATCAGCACGTTCTCCGCCACCGTCAGGTCGGGAAAGAGGGTCGGCTCCTGGTAGATGACCGCCACCCCCGCGTCCCGCGCCTCGGCGGGGTGCCGGAAGTGGCGCTCCCGCCCGCCCACGGTGAGGACCCCGCCGTCCGGGCTGTGGACACCCGCCAGGATCTTGACGAGGGTGCTCTTGCCCGCCCCGTTCTCCCCGAGGAGGGCGTGCGCCTCGCCGGGGTAGAGTTCGAGGCTCACGTCCACGAGCGCCCGGACGGGCCCGAACGCTTTGCTCGCGTGGCGGAGGGTCAGCATCGGCGCGGGGTCGGCGGGGCTAGTCAAGGTGAAACACCTCCTCCAGCCGCAAGAAGCCCTGGTCGGGCGTGCCCTGAAGCTCCGCGAAGAAGGGGGCCATCTCCGATTGCCAGCGGGCGTTGACCTCGCGGGCGGCCATCCCGGCCCGCGCCCGGTCCAGGCTGGGGGTCTCGAAGTAGCCGATCAGGAGGCCGTCCCCGCGCAGGAAGAGCGAGTAGTTGTGCCACCCCGTCTCGCGCAGGGCGCACAGCATCTCCGGCCACACGGCGGCGTGCCGGGCCCGGTACTCGCCCAACCGCTCGGGCCGGACCTGGAGCTGGAAGCAGACGCGCTGACGGGGGGCGGAGGTCTCGGGCATGGGTCTCCAGACAGGGGGGCGGCGCGGTGGGCGCGGGGCAGGCCGGGTCACCCCCGGGGGGTCACGGCGGCGGCTGGGTGGGGAACTCTGTGACCTATCTAATACCGCGCGACAGGAATTTGCAAGCCCTTGTCAATCTGTGTTGGATTGATGTTAGATTCTCGTATGACCAACACCGCCGCGCCCACCGGCAGCGAGCGCCAGCAGCTCATCTTGCGCCGGGCCCTGGCCGAGCGGGTGGTCCGCATCCGCGACGTGGCCGCCGAGCTGGGGGTCCACGAGATGACGGTCCGGCGCGACCTCGACGCCCTCGCCGAGCAGGGCCTGCTGGAGCGCATCCACGGCGGGGCCCGCGTGCTGGAAAAGACGAGCGAGGAACTTTCCCACCACCTGCGCGCCGCCAAGAACACCGGGGCCAAGGAGCAGATCGCCCGCGCCGCCCTGGGGTTCATTCAGGACGGCGAGGTGATCGGCCTCGACGCGAGCACGACGGCCCTCTCTCTGGCGCGCATCCTGCACGCCCGGCAGGTCACCGCCATCGTCACCAGCCTTGACGCGGCGAACACCCTGGCGGCGAACGGGGTGCCCTTCGCGCTCGTGGGCGGCAACTTCCACGCGCCCGCGCGCTCGTTCGTCGGCGCCTTTTTCATGGACATGATGAGCCGCCTGCACCCCGACCGGGTGTTCTTCTCGGCCAAGGCGTACTCCCCCGCCCTCGGCTTCACCGACCCGCACCTGCCGGAGGTGGGCGCCAAGCAGGCGCTGATCCGCTCCGGGGGCACCGTCACCGCCCTGATCGACCACTCCAAGTTCGGGGGCCGGGCGCTCGCCACCATCGCCACCCTCGACCATGTGGATACCGTGATCACCGACCAGCCCCCGCCCGCCGAAACCCTCCAGGCCCTGCGCGAGGCGGACGTGGGGCTCATCGTCGCGGCCGGGAACGGGGGCACCTGAGCCCCGAACCTTTCGGAAACGCCCGAAGGGGACGGGCGGCCCGGCGCCTCCTGGGCCTCCTCCCTCAGCCGCAGGCCCCCCGGGGCATGGTCCCGGGCGTCGAGCGTCTGCGCGCCGAGACTGGATCGGCGAGTGTCCCCGGGGGCTCAGGCCTGGAGGGCCCGCAGCGCCCCCTCCAGCTTGCGCAGCAGCTCCTCGCGGTGCGGGATACCCCACACGGCGGTGCGGAGGCTCGCCCCGGCGGTGCCCCCCTGCAAGGAGCGCCGGAACCCGTCGAGGTGGTCCGCCGAATGCTCCCGGACGAGGCCTGTGACGACCGCATACGCCTCCGGATGGCCGCTGAGGGTGTCGAAATCGCTGTCGAGCGTCACGGGGGGGCGGGCGGCGTTCGGGTTGGCGTACGGGGACGCCCAGCGGTGCTCGCCCGACCCGACCTCGTGCGTCCCGCCGCCCGGCAGGATCACCTCGGCGCGGGTGTTCGGCGGGACCACGATCCTCACCTCGATCTGCCCGTCCCGGATGACCCACGCCACGCTCGCTTCCCCGTAGGGGGTGACGTGCCGCGCCGAGGCGAAGGTGAGGCCCCCTCCCGGAATGGGCTGAATCGTCATCCGCCGGTAACCCGGTTCAGCAGGAGCGAGGCCCGCGACGGTGCGGTGCAGCCAGTCCGCCACCGCGCCGAGGGCGTAGTGGTTGAAGGAGGTCATCTCGCCGGGGTTGATCGAGCCATCGGGCAGCATCGAGTCCCAGCGTTCCCAGATCGTCGTCGCGCCCATCGTGACGGGGTAGAGCCAGGAAGGACACTCGCGCTGCATCAGCAGGCGGTAGGCCGCGTCCGTCTCGCCCACGTGGGTGAGCGCGTCGCAGATCAGCGGCGTGCCCGCGAAGCCGGTGGCGATGTGGTAGCCGTTCTCGCGCACCAGGGCGCGCAGCCTGCGCGCGGCGTGACCCCGCTGGCCCTCGTCCCGCAGCAATGCGAACTCCAGCGCGAGGGCGTAGGAGGTGCCCGAATCGCTCAGCACGCGCCCGCTGGGCGTCACGTACTCCCGCGCGAACGCCGCCCGCACCTCGTCCGCCAGGGCCAGGTACCTCTGTGCCGCCTCGTGGCGGCCAAGAACGCGGGCGGTGAGCCCCAGAACCTCCGCCGACCGGGCGAAGTACGCCGTGGCGACCACGCCGGGCAGGGTGCGCCCCGCCGCCGGGTTGGTGGGCGGCGCGGTGGGGTCGAGCCAGTCGCCGAACTGAAAGTCCTGATCCCACAGCAGGGACTCGCCCGCCCGGCCCCGGATGTACTCCACCCACGCCCGCATACTGTCCCACTGCCGCTCCAGCACGTCCCGGTCCCCGTATCGCCCATACAGCACCCAGGGCACGAGGGTCGCGGCGTCACCCCACACGGCGGCGGCGACGGTCGCGGGGGGCACCACCGGGATCACCGCCGGGACCGCCCCGTTCGGTTCCTGATCCGCCGCGAGGTCCCCCAGCCAGGAGGAGAGGAAGCCGTTGACGTCGTAGAGGAAGGAGGCGGTGGGCGCGAACACCTGAATATCCCCCGTCCACCCCAGCCGCTCGTCGCGCTGCGGGCAGTCGCTCGGGATGTCGAGGAAGTTCCCCCGCATTCCCCACACCACGTTCTGATGCAGCTTGTTGACGAGGGGATCGGAGCACTCGAACCAGCCGGTGCGCTCCAGGTCGGAATGGACGACGACCGCCTCCAGATCATCCAGGCCGGGTTTACCCGGCCAGCCCCCGACCTCGGCGTAGCGGAAGCCGTGGAAGGTGAATCTCGGCTCCCAGGTCTCCGGCGCTCCGCCTTTCAGGGTGTAGCGGTCGGTGGCCTGCGCGGTCCGGAGGGGACGGGTGCCGAGTTCGCCGTGCTCCAGGACCTCGGCGTGACGGAGGGTGACGGTCTGGCCCGCCTCGCCCCGCACGGTGAGGCGGACCCAGCCGACGAGGTTCTGCCCGAAGTCCACCAGGGTCTTGCCGCTCGGAGAGGTCGTGATACCGACGGGCCTCAGCGTCTCGATCCTCCGCACGGGCGGCCCGTCGGGGGCGACGAGGGTGGCGAGGTCGCGTTCGATCCTCCGAACGGGCGTCCACCCGGAGTCGTCGAAGCCCGCGGTGGCCCAGCCGGTCACCTCCAGCCGCGCGTCGTACGTCTCCCCGTCGTACAGGTCGGCGGCGAGGATGGGGCCGGTCGAGGCCCGCCACGTCTCGTCCGTCACGACCCGCTCGACCGTGCCGTCGGTGTACGTGATCTCCAGTTGCGCGAGCAGGGCGAGGTGCTCGCCGTAGAGGTTGCGCCTTCCTCCGCCAAAGCCCAGCTGCCCCCGGTACCACCCGTCCCCGAGCAGGGCGCCGAGGGCATTGCGCCCCCCATGCAGCAGGCCCGTCACGTCGAAGGTCTGGTAGCGGAGGCGGTGGTCGTAACTCGTCCAGCCGGGCGCGAGCACGTAATCGCCGACCCGCTCGCCGTTGAGCTGCGCCTCGTACACGCCGAGGGCGGTGACGTACAGGCGGGCGGAGGCGACACCGGGGCGAACGTCGAACTCGCGGCGCAGGAGGGGGCTGGGCTGGGCCTGGCCGGTGTCCTCCTCCCAGTCGGGCGAGACGAACGCCGCGCTCCAGTCGTCCGGCGTCAGCAGCCCGACCTCGATGCCGAGGGGGTCACTCCAGCCGGAGGGGCCGCCCTCCTCGCCCCAGACCTGCACGCGCACCTGGACGCGCTCACGGGAGGTCAGGGGACGGAACGGCCAGGGCACGAACACGGACTCGCCCGACTCGACGCGCCCGGTCTCTCCCAGCAGGCGGCCGTCCGCGCCGAAGGCCTCGATGGCGTAGGCCCGCTGCCGCCAGTTCGGGAGGCCCGTCTCGGTGCGCCAGCTCAGGCGCGGGGCCGCCTCGCCGATGCCGAAGGCCTCGCGGTGGTGCTCGGCGCGCAGGTCGCGAATATGGAGGACAGGGAGGGTGGGGGTCTCGGGATGGAGGTAAACGGTCATGGGGTGGACTCCACAGGTGGGTGGGAAGACGAAACGTGCGGGCAACGGTAAGGGGGCGTTGCCCGCACGCGCTTGGGGGTGAGGTCGTAGGGAGGGGCGGCGGTCGCGTCAGCCCTTGACGGCCCCGGCGGCCATGCCCTTCATCACCATCTGGTTGAGCAGCAGGTACACGAGCACGGTGGGCGCGACGGCGAGCGCGATGGACGCGAAGGTCGGCCCCCACTCGCGCTGCCCGTACTGCCCGGTGAAGGCGAGCAGGCCCGACTGGACGGTGCGCATCTCGGGATTCTGCATGAAGGTCAGCGAGAAGAGCAGGTCGTTCCACATGAAGAAGAACTGCACGAGCGCGACCGTCACGATGGCATTCATCGTCATGGGGAGGGCGACTTTCGTGAAGACCTGATAGATGCTCGCCCCGTCCACGATGGCCGCCTCGATGACCTCCCGCGCGAAGGTCTTGAAATACCCGGCGAGGAAGAACACCACCAGCGGCAACCCGAAGGCCGTGTACGCGAGAATCAGCGCGAGACGCGTATCGAGCAGGTGCAGCCGGAAGAACATCGTGAAGAGGGGCAGCAGCGCGATCTGGACAGGCACCATGATCCCCGCCAGGAACAGGATCGACACCGCGCCGCTGAGCCGCCAGCGCATGATCTCCAGCCCGAAGGCCGCCATCGTCCCCAGCACGATCACCAGCGCGAGGGCCGGGATCACCGAGAGGACGCTGTTCACGAAGTAACGGCTCATGTTCCCTTCCGTCCAGGCGCGGGCATAGTTCTCCCAGTGCAGCGCCTGCGGGAGCGCCCACATCGGCGCGCTGGAGAACTCGTCCGCACCCTTGAGCGAGGACAGGAAAATCCACACCACCGGGTACACCGCCACGAACACGACGAGCAGCACGAGGAGGATCATGGGCAGCCGCGAGAGCCAGGCCAGGCGGCCGCCGGGGTGCGTCTTGCCGGGAAGGGGGAGGGAGGCGGAACGTTGCATGGGTTACTCCCTGGACGCGCCGCGCCGCGCCCGCCAGAAGATCAGCAGCGTGACGAGCAAACACTGGAGGGCCAGCGTGAGCGCGAGCGTGCTGCCGTAGCCGTACTCGCCGTAGCTGAACGAGGTCTTGTACATGTACAGCGTCAGCGGCGTGGTGGCCGTGCCGGGGCCGCCGCCCGTCAGCGCCATGATCGAGTCGAATACCTTGAGGGTCCCGTTGAGGCTGAAGATCAGGGACGCCACCGTGATGGGCGCGAGCAGCGGCAGGACCACGAAGCGGGCGAGCGTCCAGCCCTGCGCGCCGTCGAGCCGCGCGGCCTCGATGGTCTCCTCGGGGATATCGACCAGGCCGGTGTAGAGCAGGATCGCGTAGAAGCCCATCGCCTTCCAGATGTCCATCACCCCGATCACCCAGAAGGCGGTCGAGCCCTGCCCCAGCCACGCCTGCACCGCGCCGTCCAGCCCGTACTGCGGCGCGATGGCGAAGAGCTTGGCGAACATCTGCGCGACCGCCACCGTGGGCAGCACGACGGGCAGGAACACCAGCGTCCGCACGAGCACCGACGACTTCCTGAGATAAAAGGCGTACAGCAGCGCGAGCGCGAGGCCGAGGATCACCTGCCCGGCCGAGACGAAGAGGGCGTACTTCGTGCCGAACCACAGGGCCTTCCAGAAGGTGGGGTCCTGTGCGAGCCGCACGTAGTTGTCCAGGCCCACGAACTTGAACCCGGCGATAGGCGAGCCCTCGTAGACCGTGTAGCCCAGCGACCAGAGGATCGGCACGAGCACCACCAGCGCGTAGAGCAGTAGAGCCGGGCCGACGAAGACGAGCACCGCCCGCCAGTCACGCAGCGTTCTTTCCATACCTTCTCCTGGGCACGTCCTGGGAGGTGGGGGCTGGCTCTGTCGCCGGGGCCAGCCCCCCTCAACTCAGCGCAGCGCGGCCTGCAACTGCTGGAGGTAGTCCTGTGGGCTGAGGTCCCCCGTCACCAGGGGCTGCACGTTGTCCGTCGCCACCGAGGTCGCCTTGGGGCTGAAGTTGGCCTCGAACCACAGGTAGGGGGTTTTCACCCCGCCGATCTTCTGCTGCACCAGCCGCGTCAGCGCGGGGGTGTTCGCGGGCGTCCTCGTCACCTTGAAGCCGGTGATCAGGCCCTGGTCGGCGAAGGCCCGGTTGCCGAAGTTGGAGAAGACGTACTTCATCCACTCCCCCAGCGCGGCGTCGTTCTGCCCCTGATTCACCGCCACCACCAGGCCGGTGTTCACCGACCAGTCGTTCGCGGTGCCCCTGCCGCCCCGCACGGTGGGGAAATTGAACAGGCCGATGTTCTGCGCCCCGATCTTGTTCTGCTTGGCGTCGTTAAAGTTCCCGAGCGCCCAGCCTCCCATGTAGAACATCGCGGCCTTGCCCCCGAGGAAGGTGTCCAGCGCCGTCTGGTAGTCGATGGTGCTCACGCCCCGGCCGAAGTACCCCTTCTTCCCGAGGTCTTGCACGGCGGTCACGGCCTCCACGAAGCCGGGGTCGGTGACCTTGAGGGTCCCGGCCTTCACCCGGTCCATCGCGTCCGCGCCGTACTTGCGGGCGACGTAGCCGCCGATCAATCGGGTCAGCGGCCACTTCTGCTCCCCGGAGGCGGCAAAAGGTTGGACGCCCTTTTTCTGGAAGGTGTCGGCGGCCCGCACCAGCTCGTCCCAGGTCCGGGGTTCCTTGACGCCGCTTTGCGCGAAGATCTGTTTGTTGTACCAGAAGCCCTCGATGTTCATCTCCAGCGGCAGCGCGACGAGCTTGCCCCGTTGAGTTTCTTTTGCAGCGTGACGGCGGCGGGGTTGAGCTGGTTGTAGATGCCCAGCCGCTTGAAGGTGGCCTCCAGGTCGGCGACCTGCCCCCGCCCCTGCAACTGGGCGAGCAGGGTGGGCTGGTCGATGGCGAAGAGCGCCGGGAGGTTGCCACTCGCGGCCAGCAGTTGCAGTTTCTGCGACAGCTCCGTCTGCGGCGCGTTCTGGTACTGCACCCTCACGCCGGGGCGCGTCTTGGAGTACGCCTGCGAGAGGTCGAGCAGCGTCTTCGTGTACCCCTGGTCCTCCAGTTGCGGGGTGAGGTAGACGATGGTCTTGTTCCCCTGCGCCTGGGCGCCCGACAGCGCGGCGCCGAGCACCAGCAGGGCGGAGAGCGGGGCCAAACGGGCGGTCTTGTTCATGGGGACTCCTGGCGGGTCGTGACGGGGCGGGCGAACGGACGGCGGGTGGATGTCAACGTTGTGATCGAGGGTGTGGATGGGGCGCGGCCTGGCAGGGGCCTAGCTCGAACCTCGGAGGACGAGGTGGGTGGGCAGGGTGACCCGCTCGGCGTCCTCTGGAAGGGTTCCGGCGAGCCGAGCGAGGATCATCTCGGTCGAGCGCTGGCCGAGTTCGGTGAGGGGGTGGTGGACGGTGGTGAGGGGCGGGTCCACGTACTGGGTGATTTCCAGGTCGTCGAAACCCACGACGGCGAGGTCCTCCGGCACCCGCAGGCCGCGGGCGCGGGCCTCCCGGAGAACGCCAATCGCCATCCGGTCGGAGGCGGCAACGACGGCATCGGGGGAAGCTGCCATGAGGGCGTTGAACACCCGCCGCGCCCCCTCGAAGGAGTAGTCCGCCGCGACGACGAGGGCGGGGTCCCGGGCCAGTCCGCACGCGGCGAGGCCGTCGAAGTAGCCCCCGTACCGCTCGGTGTTGTGGTAGGCCTCCAGGTCGCGCGGGCCGCCCACGAAGCCGATCCGGCGCCGTCCGCGGGAGTGCAGGTGCTCGACGGCCTGCCGGACCCCCGAGCGGTAGTCCACGCAGATCACGGGGACCCCGGCGGGCAGGTCGGGCTGGTCGATCACCACGAGCGGGGAGGCGACGAAGGGAGAAAGCGCGGCGGCGTTGCTGGCGAAGGGGATGAAGATGCCCCCGTCGAACTGGCCCTGCGCGAGGCCGCGCCGGTAGGCCGAGAGGTCCGCGTTCGTGAAGTTCGTCAGGCTGAGGCTGTACCCGTTGGCCTCGGCGGTGGCCGCCATCGCCGCGACGATCACGGCGACCGCCGGGTCGGCGAGGTTGCCGTAAGGGGGCTTGTCCTCGTTGCCGTAGGCGACCAGCGCGATGGAAAAGGCCTGCCCCAGCCGCATGGCGCGGGCCGCCCGATGCGGCTGGTAGTCCAGCGCCTTCACCGCCCGCAGCACCGCCGCCCGGGTCTTGTCGCTCACCTTGTCGCCGCCGTTCAGAACGTACGAAACCGTCTTGAAGCTCACACCCGCCTCAGAAGCCACGTCCTTGATCGTCGCGCGACTCAATTCCTCACCTCCCTGCCCGCCAAGAAGCGAGCACGTCGTTGTTAGAATGTAAACGTTGTGACTCGGACTATAGGGGGCGGGGCGTGGGCTGTCAACCCGGGGCCGAAGGGTCGCTTCGCGTCGTTCTCAAGCGTCCAGAACCGAAGTTCATCCCAGTCATCCTCTCTGAAGACGACTTGGAACGGCTAGACAGGTCCGGTGGGTGACGACGCAACAAGGTCTTGCAAAGTCATGTTCTTTTCGTGTTAGCTTCCGGGTATGGTCAACGTCGATTGTCAGCCTGGGCGCGCTCGCCGGGGGCTGGCCCTGGGGGTTGCCCTCGCCGACGTGCCGCCCCTCGTCACCGCGCCCAAGGAGTCCGCATGAACATCGATCAGGTCAAGGCCGCCCTTCGGGAACAGAGGATCGAGACGCCCTCGTGGGGCTACGGCAACTCCGGCACCCGCTTCAAGACCTTCGCCGCGCCCGGCGCCGCCCGCACCGTCTGGGAGAAGCTCGACGACGCCGCCGAGGTCCAGCGGCTCACCGGGATCGCGCCCTCGGTCGCCCTGCACATTCCCTGGGACGAGGTGGAGGACTACGGGGAGCTGCGGCGGTACGCCGAGG
Coding sequences within it:
- a CDS encoding LacI family DNA-binding transcriptional regulator — translated: MSRATIKDVASEAGVSFKTVSYVLNGGDKVSDKTRAAVLRAVKALDYQPHRAARAMRLGQAFSIALVAYGNEDKPPYGNLADPAVAVIVAAMAATAEANGYSLSLTNFTNADLSAYRRGLAQGQFDGGIFIPFASNAAALSPFVASPLVVIDQPDLPAGVPVICVDYRSGVRQAVEHLHSRGRRRIGFVGGPRDLEAYHNTERYGGYFDGLAACGLARDPALVVAADYSFEGARRVFNALMAASPDAVVAASDRMAIGVLREARARGLRVPEDLAVVGFDDLEITQYVDPPLTTVHHPLTELGQRSTEMILARLAGTLPEDAERVTLPTHLVLRGSS